One Glycine max cultivar Williams 82 chromosome 4, Glycine_max_v4.0, whole genome shotgun sequence DNA segment encodes these proteins:
- the LOC100797971 gene encoding LOW QUALITY PROTEIN: chaperone protein ClpB1 (The sequence of the model RefSeq protein was modified relative to this genomic sequence to represent the inferred CDS: inserted 2 bases in 2 codons; deleted 2 bases in 2 codons; substituted 1 base at 1 genomic stop codon), translating into MGGDEKDHEEVALKTYGRGLVEQAGKLDPVIGRDEEIRRXVRILSRRTKNNPVLIEEPGVGKIAVVEGLAQRIVKGNVPSNLSDVRLIALDMGALVAGAKYRGEFEERXLKEVEEAEGKVILFIDEIHLVLGAGKGEGSMDAANLFKPMLARGQLRCIGATTLEEYRQYEEKDAAFERRFQQVFVAELSVVDTISILRGLKERCEGHHGVWILGRALVLAAXLSSRYITGRHLPDKAIDLVDEACANVRVQLDSRPEEIDNLERKRMQLEVELHALEKEKDKASKARLVEYAAVAEAVLRSRAGLGRPQQPTGSFLFLGPTGVGKTELAKALVEQLFDEKNQLVRVDMSEYMEQHSVSRLICAPPGYVGHEEGGQLTEAVRRRPYSVLLFNEVEKAHTSVFNTLLQVLDDGRLTDGQGRAVDFRNTVIIMTSNLGAEHLLTGLFGKSSMQVARDRVMQVVCFLTPFV; encoded by the exons ATGGGCGGAGATGAAAAAGATCATGAGGAAGTG GCTCTGAAGACCTATGGAAGAGGCCTTGTGGAACAAGCCGGGAAGCTCGACCCTGTTATTGGAAGGGACGAGGAAATTCGAA TGGTGAGGATTTTATCTAGAAGGACGAAGAATAACCCGGTTTTGATTGAAGAACCGGGTGTGGGAAAGATTGCGGTGGTTGAAGGGTTGGCACAGAGGATTGTTAAAGGGAATGTTCCTAGCAATCTTTCTGATGTTAGGCTCATTGCATTGGACATGGGTGCATTGGTTGCGGGTGCGAAGTATAGAGGGGAGTTTGAGGAGC TTTTGAAGGAGGTGGAGGAGGCTGAGGGGAAGGTTATTTTGTTCATTGATGAGATTCATTTGGTTCTTGGTGCGGGGAAAGGTGAGGGTTCCATGGATGCTGCTAATTTGTTCAAGCCCATGCTTGCGAGGGGTCAATTGAGGTGTATCGGCGCCACCACACTTGAGGAGTATAGGCAGTATGAGGAGAAGGATGCTGCATTCGAGAGAAGGTTTCAGCAGGTGTTTGTGGCAGAACTGAGTGTTGTTGACACTATTAGTATACTTCGTGGGTTGAAAGAGAGATGTGAAGGTCACCATGGTGTTTGGATTCTGGGTCGTGCTTTGGTTCTAGCGGCTTAGTTGTCTAGTCGCTACATCACTG GTCGACATCTTCCGGACAAAGCA ATTGATTTAGTTGATGAGGCTTGTGCCAATGTGAGAGTTCAACTTGATAGTCGGCCAGAGGAAATTGATAACCTTGAAAGGAAGAGAATGCAGCTAGAAGTGGAACTTCATGCACTGGAGAAAGAGAAGGACAAAGCTAGTAAAGCTCGTTTGGTTGA GTATGCAGCTGTTGCCGAGGCTGTGCTGAGATCAAGAGCTGGGCTTGGAAGACCTCAGCAACCAACTGGCTCCTTCTTGTTCTTGGGTCCAACTGGTGTTGGCAAGACTGAGCTTGCAAAGGCACTTGTGGAGCAACTCTTCgatgaaaaaaatcaattggtgAGAGTTGACATGTCTGAATACATGGAGCAGCACTCTGTTTCTCGATTGATCTGTGCACCACCAGG GTATGTTGGACATGAAGAAGGAGGTCAGCTAACAGAAGCTGTAAGGCGGAGGCCTTACAGTGTGTTACTCTTTAATGAAGTGGAAAAGGCACACACATCTGTGTTTAACACACTCCTTCAAGTCTTGGATGATGGGAGGTTAACTGATGGCCAAGGCCGTGCGGTGGACTTCAGAAACACTGTCATTATCATGACCTCTAACCTTGGTGCAGAGCATCTCCTCACTGGACTTTTTGGAAAATCTTCAATGCAAGTAGCTCGTGATAGAGTAATGCAAGTGGTATGTTTCTTGACACCATTTGTTTAA
- the LOC102660865 gene encoding uncharacterized protein produces MDEEQWMHDSIMSEEVDMNEQNEDEAGLKSKHIDCSDVFSTSQVTMDKGMNITDMGYVIASRSQPPTYFSVHRVICIGHVYDYHFIQVFLRYRCPLLPLTFLWSTHCHPQAK; encoded by the exons ATGGATGAAGAACAGTGGATGCATGACAGtataatgtctgaagaagttgatatgaatgaacaaaatgaagatgaagcCGGTCTAAAATCAAAACATATTGACTGTTCTGATGTCTTCAGTACTTCTCAG GTTACCATGGATAAGGGGATGAATATAACtgacatgggatatgtgattgcatcaag aagtcaaccaccaacaTATTTTTCTGTACATCGCGTAATATGTATCGGTCATGTATATGACTATCATTTTATTCAG GTATTTCTAAGATATCGTTGTCCCTTACTGCCACTAACTTTCTTATGGTCTACACATTGTCATCCTCAAGCAAAGTAG